A window of Odocoileus virginianus isolate 20LAN1187 ecotype Illinois chromosome 3, Ovbor_1.2, whole genome shotgun sequence genomic DNA:
CCGGGCTCTAATCCAGCCCTGCACATTGTGGGCACACAGTAACTGGATGGTGGAATGAGTGAGGGAAGGAGGGCAAGGTAGTAGctaggaataaatgaatgactttatgaatgaatgaatgaaggtacACAGTAatagtgagtgaatgaatgtgagaatgaatgaatgaatgtgcattcattcattcatgtgaaGTGTCTGAAAGTCGCTTCAGAAGACTGATAGGGAGCCAGGAGCTGGCAGAGGGGCTGAGGAGGGGTCTTTTGAGGGGGTGACAGGAACCTGTGGAAGGGGCCAAGTCAGTGGAGACCCTCGAGTGCTGagagggtgggtggtggtggctgTAGTGTCTGAGGAGTTAAGTGGGCTGGGGGAGCGGGCTGGCATGTCATCTACTAAATGATTGTTGGGGGGGGTGGATGGACAGTCCTTGACTTTGGGATAATCCATTGGCTTCCAGGTCATCTCTTCCCAGTTAAAGGACTTCTGAGGGCTTGTAGGATGCTGGGGTGTCTTCTGTGCCCAGTGTGGCCTGGCAACTGGGTGTCCCTCAGCCAGGGTCACAGGCATgtggtatgtatgtgttagtcacttagtcatgtctgactctttgtgaccccatggactgtagcccgccaggctcctctgtccatgggattctccaggcaaaaatactggagttgctatttccttctccaggggatcttccctacccaaggattgaacccagatcttctttattgcaagcagattctttactgtctgagctataaGGAAAGCAGGCCTGCAGGGATAGGATCAATAAGGTCCTCCCCCAGGACTGCGGTTTGGGGACTGTCACTGAACCTTGTCTGTGGTTCCTCTTCAGAGGGTCGTCTAGAGATCATGCATCCCCAGGTCCCAGACAGGATGGGGAGCTGCTCTGATTAAGTCTGTTTACAagctggggtaggggtgggagccTCGTATAACTGAGGAAAGGGGCTTGCTGGGACAGTGCGGGCAGGGGGAGCCCCAGACTGTGGCCCACTCCCTCCTTCCCAGCCTTCAGCCTCTCTGAGGAGTGCAGGGACACTAGGGTTCAgtgtgggatggggaaggattGGACCTGGGCAGCCCCCAAGTGGGCACCTGGCGTACGGGTGCCCTCTGTATACGCGGCTCCTCTCCCCTCATCCCTGGGCCTTGGCTTCCCCGTCTGGGAAGTGGGTCGGCCGTCTTGGCCCTCCTCGGAGTTGCTCCCAAGGTTACCGCTCCTGTCTCATGTGACAAGTCCCCCCACAGCTCTTGTGAGCTGAACCTCAGCAGGGCTGGAGGGCTGCTGCTCAGCTGGGAAGGTCATGGTGggggagtgcagcacgccagctgCTGGGTCTGCAGAAGCTGGGGGCTTGGAGACTGGGCAGGGCCCACGTCCCTGGGGCATCAGTGAAGGTGGTTGGCCTTCAGATCCTCCGGTCTTCCAGGCTGCTCTGCCGGGTGGGTGGCATCAAGGGAGTCTCTCTGCCTGTCTGAGGgcccctcccccccctccccaccccacagagCAGTAAGAGGGGACTGAGCCCATCAGGCCCTGAGGAGGGAGAGGGCAGTGGGTGCCCTGTCACCTGGCAGGAGGTGGTTCTGTTTTGTCTGGGATGGGCTGGCCCCAGGTCTGTGCTGGCAGCTGGGCCCCACAGTGAGTCTGTCTGGAGAGGATGGATGCAGGGTCAGCTGGAGGGTGGGGAGCCCTGTATTGGGCTGTTCTGGTGACAGGGAGCCAGCCAGGTGGGCATAGGTCTGCACATCCACCAAAGAGGGTCTGGCTGAGGAGGCTGACACACAGCACGGGTCAGCATTGGCTCAGCATGCCCCACAGCAGGACCTTGGGCCTGGCTGCCCACCAGGGTCCCTCACACATAAAAACCAACATCAGAGGCAGGTCATCTGGGGCAACGGTGGAGATGAAAGAGCTTACCAGAGAGAGTGGTGAGGCTGAGCCAGCCAGGGTGAGGGTCGGGTCTGCGAATGGCGAGAAGGAGGCGTCAGGAGCGCTGGGCCCCGCAGCAGGGACAGAGCTTTGCTGGAAGTGGGTAGCAGGGCTGGGGTACTGGTCCAGCCACCAGGGCCCTAGCCCATCCTCAGCGGGGGCTGTTCTGGGCTGATGCCCTGTGGGACGGGCTGGATGAGGGGGGTGAGAGCCCAGGCCTTggagcaggagagccaggttaGATCCCAGCTCATCGACTGTGGGGCCTCTGGTGAGCCCTGTAACAGCCACTTCCTGGCCCACCCTGGCCCAAGCCACCTTGGTGGTTGCCGTGGGACTGCAAGGAGCGGGCGCTGTGGACTGGGGAGGGGCCTGCCCCcctccagggcccagggctgACTTGCCTGGCCGCCTTTCTGTCCCTCTCTGTCCGCAGGCCTCGTTGTCTCCGCCTACAGCGTTGCCCTCAAAACCCCCGCCTCCTTCCTGGAGGGAGTGGCGAGGACGGGAAGGTACACATTCACCGCAGGTGAGCAAGCCTGCATGACGTCTGGGCTTCTCCTCGGGGGCCCTTCCGGCTCTGGTCTGGACCCCTGACTCAGACTGGGGCCTGTCCTGCCCCATCTGCCCCCACAGCCGCCATCGGAGCCATATTTGGCCTCACCTCCTGCATTAGCGCCCAGGTCCGCGAGAAGCCTGATGACCCTCTCAACTACCTCATTGGAGGCTGTGCCGGAGGCTTGACCCTGGGAGCACGCAGTGAGTGAGCCCTGCACCCCTGACCTCTGTgaaccctcctccctctgcccatcAGGGGTGGGTGTGCAGAACATACATCTGGCGGGGGAGAGGGCAGCGCCTCTGAGTCTCAGCTGCCAGCCAGGTGAGCACTGTTCAGGGACCGACTGCACGTCCACCTCGCCACGCCCTCCTGCCCCCCACGACTCAGCGTGGCCTGCATGGCCGCCTGGCTCTGTCCCCACCTTGCCCTGCCCTCGCCGCCTTGCTCCGTCTGCTGCAGCTCCACagcctccttgctgttcctccAGCACCCCGGGGCCTCTGCATGGCTGTGCCCTCTGCCAGAACACCCTCCCCCCCAGAAGTCAGCAGGGCTGCCCCCTCCACTGTCCCAACCCACTACGTACATCTGGGCCCCCACCTGCCCTCACTTatgcctctctccctctgccaTGTCTTGTCAGCGAACACAGGGTCACTGCCCGTTGGGGGGAGCATCCAGGGCTGGCTTGGAGCTGTTGGCACCCAGGGCCCCACAGGGGAGCGGCTGTCACCATCCCCACCTTCCAGACAGGGGGACTGAAGCTCCAAGGAGATGAGGTGGTCCGAGGTCACCCACATGGAGAAGAGGCTGTCTCCCTGGGGGGAGGCCGGGACCCAGGCCATCTGGTACAGCAGAGCCGCCTGGAATAGGAAGCAGACGCCACTCTTCCCGCCTCCCGTAGCCTGGCAGGTGGGGGCAGCCGGCCAGGGGAGGCCACACGCAGATAAACGCCCCAGCCCACTGGCTAGAGTATTCTGTGGAAGGTTCCAgccaggcagagagggagggtgCCACGCCCTCCTGGCCTTTGCTGGGAGACCTTGGCTGAGGTCCGGCTTTGACCCGCGCCCCTGAGCCTGCAGCGGGGTGTGTGAGGCCAGTGCTCAGCAGGCAGAACCCCCTTCCTGGGGCACCTCTCAGGCCGCAGGCATCTTGCGTTCGCCGCTTCACAAACCACAGGGCAGACTCGGCCAGGACTGAGACCTGCCAGCGGTCTTCGGTCCCCTCACGCCCCCGCACCTGGAAGCCTGGACTCCTGCCTCCCGCCTCCCGCCTCAGTTTCCACACGTCCACCTTCAAAGGCCGAGGCCCCAGGGCTCCATCCCTAAGGAGCGTGTGGTCCAGCCCTGACCCCCTGAGCTTGGAGGGAGGGCCGTCCTCAGGCGGTGCTCAGGGTGGACGTAGGCAAGCCTCGCTCCCCGCGTGCTGTCTGATGCCAGTCTTTCTGCCCCTGCAGCCCGCAGCTATGGGATCGGAGCCGCTGCCTGTGCGTACATGGGCTTGGCGGCTGCGCTGGTCAAAATGGGCCAACTGGAGGACTGGAAGGTGTTTGCAGAACCCAAGGTGTGAGCCCCGTTGCCGCCTCCTGGGACCTCGGGCACGGTGAAACTcgtctaaaaataataaatcctgtgtatatttgtgtgcatctctcctcctctgtcattctCCAGGGTGAAGCCCTGTCCAGGTGACAGAGTCTGGGTGACAGGCCAGGGCGGCTCAGGGCAGATGTGGGAGGAAGTGAGGAGGCAGCAGGAGATAAGGCGTCTGGGTCTGTGCCCGAAGGGGCAGGCGCGGCGCCAGCTGGGCCCCAGCGTGGGAGCAGGTGTCAGGCAGAGGTCGCCAGGCCTCAGCCAGTTCTCTGCGAATGGCCTTGGGGACTGATAGtgcgggggtggtgggggagactGGGCCCCGCAGCCCACAGCCCTTCCTGTGGCCCCCCTGCAGCTCGCAAGCCAGTCCCACTCTGGGCCTTACCCCAAAGCCAACAGCATGTGGAAAACACGCCCAGGCCCCACGCACGGCCCATTTCCAAATTCCTGGGCACTGGAGCGGAGAGCCCCAGACGGCCTGGCCCCCAAGCCCCGTCCCCATCAGGTGGGACAGGTGGGTGACAGGCCACTGGGAGCCTGCAGGGCAGGGGCCCTTGTCAGCAGTGCAAGAAGAGGGACTCAGGGCCTCACACACACGGCCGCCTGTCAGGCCCGGGGATGCAGGCGGCCCTGGAATGCTGGCGCAGCCTGGGCTTTCTGCACAACCAGCTCAGTTCTTCCTGGCAGCCAGAGAAAATGGCCCTGCGTGTCCCAGCACGCCTCAGCGGGCCATAAATTAGTGCTCTCCAGAGCCCACCCTGCTGGGCGGGATCGGGTCCTGGTGGGGGTCTGGGCACTGCAGGAGCACCCCAGGGGGTCCAGGGCTGGCAGGAGTGGTCCTACCCAATGTCTGCCCcaaccctccttccccttccttctctcccggAGCCTGATACGGTTGAAAGCCAAACTTGGAGCCTTGCATTCATGCTGTGTCCAGCCCAGGTAATAATTCACCCGAGTGTGAAGCAGAGCACGGAGCCCCAGCCCGTTGGCTCTCAGCTGGGCTGCCCTTGCTGCCACTGTTTGCTTATACCCCCAGCCCCTGCACCCCCTGACAGCCCTGCCCCCTCGGCCTCCCCACCCACCATGCCAAGCCCCTCTACACGTCACCCCAGAGTGGGCATCGGTGTCCACGTGTAGCCTGGGATCAGGCGCCAACTTGGGGTCACATCCAGGCCTAGGTACCCAGGTCCAGACTTGGGGGGTCTCTGAGAGAGGATGGAGAtgcccccctcacccctgccatGGGACTAGCCGGCCTCAGGACTCCCAGACCTGCATTCGAGACCCAGCACTTGGTTCTTTCCTGCTCtgtcctcagtttccccacctggcAAGTGGACGTGAGTGCAAGCCTCCTTCAGCTCTTTCCTGAGGAGAGGAAGTGGCCCCACCCACGGGAACGCCCCTTCCATGCCCGCTGAGTAGGGATCGAGTTCCTGACTCCGGCACCAGCCTGACCTGTCCCTGTGGTGGCCGGCAGGGGGCAGAGCCTGCCGCAGGTCCCTGGCCCTgcagccctgcctccctgcccctcctctcaCACCTTCCCACCTGTCCTGCCTGTAGCATCGGGGGAGCAGGGTGGACAGAGTCTCAGAATCAGGAGTGTCTGTGATGGTGTCGGGGCCACCAAGAGCTCCGGTAAAGGCCCCGCAGCTGGTCACTTCCCAGCCCCTGCATTGCAGTAGCTTCCAGAACTAGATCCTCCTAGGCGCCCCTCTCACCCCCACACAGCCTTCCTCAGTCTGGCTCTCCTGAAGCCCAAACCCTATGCCTGGTCCGAGGGCCCACAGCGGGGAGGAAAAACTCATTCAGGGCCAGCCAGCCCCAGCCTGCCTCCTAGCCTCGGTTTCCCCTGTGTGGGTGGGGGTAAGGGTTGGAGCAGGCCTGCCAGGCCCCCCAGCATGGGGCAGGAGGGAGCAGCTGCTCACTGGACCCCAGGGAGCCCCAGATGCAGGCCCCCTCACCCATAAACATTTACCAGACTGGGAGGTGCCCCGTGGGGATAGCCCCAACCAGAGCACCCTGTGCTCCCACTGTTCTACCTGGAACCCCACCTATTGCCCCAGCAGCACCCCCGTGTGGGGCACTGGAGGGCCTTTCCAGAGTGACCTAGACCaagccacccccagcccctggtgggCTGGACTGGAGCCAAAGGGGAGCTCAGAGGAGGAGCAGGGCCCTCGTTGGAGGGGActaggagggcttcctggaggaggcaaagGGAGGACCTGGGGATGAGGGGCTTTCCAGATGTGCCCCGAGGGGAAGGGTGTCCCAGGCAGAGGACCAAGGAAGATCCAAGGACCCCTGGGGACAAGGCTGCAAGGACGGACCCAGCCCTCCAGCCCAGGCCAATCTCTGAGCTGTTTGCAGGCCAAGAAAATGTGAGCAATCCAAAGCAAAAGGAGGGACATCTTCAGCCCTTCCCACCGCTGGCAGGGCACAGCCGTGGGCGGCATTGTCACTGTCAGCTCATCTTGTTAGTTTGTTGAATCCTTGAAACCCATGCCCTTCCCTGGCCCTGGAGTGAGCTCTTCACTTTAATcttgtttacagatgaggaaactgaggccctgagaggtGATGTCACAGGGCCCAGTTCACAGTGGGTACTTAGTTCTCTTCTTGGGGAGCCACACTGAGCAGCAtggggggatcttagttctccaaccagggatcaaacctgcgccccctgtattggaagcttggagttctaaccaccggaccaccagggaagtccccagtgttAGTTCTTTTATAATTATTAGCTGTCGTTGGCAAAGAGCATTTTAGACTGCCTCTGAAAGACTTCCCACGTGGTCGCCATGGTGACAGCAAAAGCAACCCAATGGGAGGAGGGATGTGTGCTCCTGGCCAAGAGatcttaaaagcaaaattataaccCCAAAATTCCTGTAAAAAGTTGTGTTGGACATGAGCTGGGGGATACATAAGGCTTTTGAAGAGGCCCCACGGGCCAGCCTTCTCCCCCGCACTGGACCTGGAGGCTGGTCTGCTGCCTTCTCACACCCTTCTGCCTCCAGAACCCATCCAGGACCTACCCACACCTCACTCCCTCCAACCCAGGGCTGCCCCCATCAGCACCACCTGGACCCGGGTATTCACCGCCATCCTGGTCCCCGGCTCTAACCTTGCCCCCCAAGTCTGTCTTCCCGGCAGCAGCGACAGCCCTGTTTGCACTCAAGTCAGGCCCCACCCTGCTCTGAGACAGGCCCCGCCCCACT
This region includes:
- the NDUFA11 gene encoding NADH dehydrogenase [ubiquinone] 1 alpha subcomplex subunit 11, which produces MAKKLLHQYWDIPEGTECHRKTYATTSIGGATGLVVSAYSVALKTPASFLEGVARTGRYTFTAAAIGAIFGLTSCISAQVREKPDDPLNYLIGGCAGGLTLGARTRSYGIGAAACAYMGLAAALVKMGQLEDWKVFAEPKV